GACCTGGCCGGGCAGGAGGAGTCCGGGGCGTCCCGAAAGTGGGTCGAGCGGACGTGGCCCGCCGAGCCGGCGCCGTTCCTCGTTCGGGCACGCGTCGAGGGACGCGACGGTCGGAAGCGGGGCGATTCCGCCGAGCTGGCCGACGGGAACTACATCCACTACGATTTCGAGGTCGAGACCGCCTCCGCGACGCTCTGGAAGAACTCGGTCCCGGACCCGGGCGACCAGTGTGCGGGCGCACCGGTCGCGACCGACACGCCCCGTCCCACCCGCTGAGGCGGGTCACCGGCTCGCGTCGCGCTCGTCGACCCGCGGGAGCGAGACGGTGACGACGTTCCCACCCGGTTCGTTCGCCGCGAAGGAGAGTTCGCCGCCGAGCGAGTTCACGCACCACTGCATCACCCAGAGGCCGACGCCGGTGCCGTGGTAGGTGCTGCTGGCCGCGACGGTCTCGTCGAGCACGTCGGTCTCCACGTCGGGGATCGGCGGCCCGTCGTCGGCGACGCGGATCACGCACTGGCCGCCGTCGTCCGCGGTCACGGTCACCTCGACGGTCGGTGACTCGCGGTCGTTGTGTTCGATCGCGTTCTCGACGGCGTGTTCGAGCGCGTAGCGAAGCCCCTCGTCGGCCATCAGCCAGGCGTTCTCGTCGACGACGAGGGAGAGCTCCGCGTCGGGATAGGACTCGCGGGCGCCCTGGACGACGGGTCCGACGACCGCGCGGACGTTCGTCGGCTCCCGCTCGGTCGCGTCGGGTTCGGCCATCTCCTCGATCTGGGTGACGGAGTCGCTGAGGCCGCCGACCTCGTCGGCGACTCGCGCGATCGTCTCCGCCTCGGCGGACAGCGCCTCGTCGTCGACGGCCCGGCCGACGTGGGCCGCGCGCCCTCGCACGAGGTCCATCCTGTTGCGGAGGTTGTGACGGACGATCCGACTGAGCAGGCGCAACCGCCGCTCGCGGGTCCGGTACTCCGTGATGTCGTCGATCTCCGCGAGGACGCACTCCTCTCCGTCGATAGTCGTCGGACTCAGACGGACCCGAACCCAGCGCAACTCCCCGGTCGCGCGCTCGATCTGCCACTCGAAGCTCTGGCGCTCGCCGGCGGCGGCCGCCCGGATCCGCCGCGTGGCCTCGCTCTCCGTGTACTTGGTCGACGGTGCGGTGTACTCGCCGACCGACATCTCCCGGAGCTCCGCCGCCGAGTAGCCGTACAGCTGCTCCAGGCGCTCGTTCACGTCCAGAATCGCA
The window above is part of the Halosimplex rubrum genome. Proteins encoded here:
- a CDS encoding PAS domain-containing sensor histidine kinase, producing the protein MSVFRGVTLPSAFDDLDTGITLHDPESGAILDVNERLEQLYGYSAAELREMSVGEYTAPSTKYTESEATRRIRAAAAGERQSFEWQIERATGELRWVRVRLSPTTIDGEECVLAEIDDITEYRTRERRLRLLSRIVRHNLRNRMDLVRGRAAHVGRAVDDEALSAEAETIARVADEVGGLSDSVTQIEEMAEPDATEREPTNVRAVVGPVVQGARESYPDAELSLVVDENAWLMADEGLRYALEHAVENAIEHNDRESPTVEVTVTADDGGQCVIRVADDGPPIPDVETDVLDETVAASSTYHGTGVGLWVMQWCVNSLGGELSFAANEPGGNVVTVSLPRVDERDASR
- a CDS encoding twin-arginine translocation signal domain-containing protein — protein: MPSRRDMLRATAGAAALSATAGCLGTGPSAPVLNCLSATNDTAESQTVHVLVEHEGELAAWETVDLAGQEESGASRKWVERTWPAEPAPFLVRARVEGRDGRKRGDSAELADGNYIHYDFEVETASATLWKNSVPDPGDQCAGAPVATDTPRPTR